From Ramlibacter agri, a single genomic window includes:
- a CDS encoding ABC transporter permease: MTAIALRVRASRHLPVLAGALCTLALLLVGSLYSRNFLSPEYLLLQLQIASFLGIIATGAMLVILLGGIDLSVPWLVTVGGMMSAAAAGWWQGAGAAFAIPFGILCGAVFGLVNGIGVAYLRVPSMIFTLGINAVAQGLIVVHTGGFAPQDRATPVMHLIATGRSFLGIPNALLVWAVVGAATLFLLHRTAFGRAVYAVGNRERAAYLSGIATRRVTMLCFVIAGACSAAAGVLLTGYSTKAYQAMGDAYQLPAIAAVVLGGTHILGGRGSYPGTVVGVVLITLLQSILSVMQIPEMGRQVAYGVVIIAMLLVYGRGQRHSA, translated from the coding sequence ATGACCGCCATTGCTCTGAGAGTGCGAGCCTCCCGCCACCTGCCGGTCCTGGCCGGCGCACTGTGCACGCTGGCGCTGCTGCTCGTCGGCAGCCTCTATTCGCGCAACTTCCTCTCGCCGGAATACCTGCTGCTGCAACTGCAGATTGCGTCCTTCCTCGGCATCATCGCCACCGGCGCGATGCTGGTGATCCTGCTGGGCGGCATCGACCTCTCGGTGCCCTGGCTGGTGACCGTGGGCGGCATGATGTCGGCGGCCGCCGCGGGCTGGTGGCAGGGTGCGGGGGCGGCGTTTGCCATTCCCTTCGGCATCTTGTGCGGGGCGGTCTTCGGGCTGGTCAACGGCATCGGCGTGGCCTACCTGCGCGTGCCCTCGATGATCTTCACGCTGGGCATCAACGCGGTGGCGCAGGGGCTGATCGTGGTGCACACCGGTGGCTTCGCGCCGCAGGACCGCGCCACGCCGGTGATGCACCTCATCGCCACCGGCCGCTCTTTCCTGGGGATTCCCAATGCGTTGCTGGTGTGGGCCGTGGTCGGCGCGGCGACGCTGTTCCTGCTGCATCGCACGGCCTTCGGAAGGGCGGTCTATGCGGTGGGCAACCGCGAGCGGGCCGCCTACCTTTCCGGCATCGCCACGCGGCGCGTCACGATGCTGTGCTTCGTGATCGCCGGCGCCTGTTCGGCCGCGGCCGGCGTGTTGCTGACCGGCTATTCGACCAAGGCTTACCAGGCCATGGGCGATGCTTACCAGCTGCCGGCGATCGCCGCGGTGGTGCTGGGCGGCACGCACATCCTGGGCGGCCGTGGTTCCTATCCCGGCACGGTGGTTGGCGTCGTGCTGATCACGCTGCTGCAGTCCATCCTGTCCGTGATGCAGATCCCGGAGATGGGCCGCCAGGTCGCCTACGGCGTGGTGATCATCGCGATGCTGCTGGTGTACGGGCGCGGCCAGCGCCATTCCGCCTGA
- a CDS encoding ABC transporter permease gives MMQGDWGWRLREQRGTLGAVALFTALFSLYIAKHPVGWDAAVLSTAANKGVLLAIVAMAQTLAVLTGGIDLSAGMVFVLANCLASHLVVGSGLHATLGVVVVLAAGALCGLVNGVIIVYGRLQPIITTLATGIVYFGLALGLRPVPGGEVHAGLADALTGSLPGGAPAMLLVLLVVVLLVWVPFRRSVTGRAALAIGSSETASYMSGVAMGRTILVTYTLAGLLSAIGGLLLTFVTYSGEASSAIGGVYTLNSIAAVVIGGTALAGGSGSAIGSIFGAFVLRTIGDLLFVFDLEPLWQPLFQGVILLVAVSFGSIGLLRVGNRLALFR, from the coding sequence ATGATGCAAGGCGACTGGGGGTGGCGGCTGCGAGAACAGCGCGGCACGCTGGGTGCGGTGGCGCTGTTCACCGCGCTGTTCTCGCTGTACATCGCCAAGCACCCGGTCGGCTGGGACGCCGCCGTGCTGTCGACGGCTGCGAACAAGGGCGTGTTGCTGGCGATCGTGGCCATGGCGCAGACGCTGGCGGTGCTGACCGGTGGCATCGATCTGTCCGCCGGCATGGTGTTCGTGCTGGCCAACTGCCTGGCTTCGCACCTCGTGGTGGGCAGCGGGCTGCACGCCACGCTGGGCGTCGTGGTGGTGCTGGCGGCCGGCGCGCTGTGCGGGCTGGTCAACGGCGTCATCATCGTCTACGGGCGGCTGCAGCCGATCATCACGACCCTGGCGACCGGCATCGTCTACTTCGGGCTGGCGCTGGGCCTGCGGCCGGTGCCCGGCGGCGAGGTGCATGCGGGCCTGGCCGATGCGCTGACCGGGTCCTTGCCCGGCGGCGCACCGGCGATGCTGCTGGTGCTGCTGGTCGTGGTGCTGCTGGTGTGGGTGCCGTTCCGGCGCAGCGTGACGGGCAGGGCGGCGCTGGCGATCGGCTCCTCGGAAACGGCCAGCTACATGTCCGGTGTCGCCATGGGGCGCACGATCCTCGTCACCTACACGCTGGCCGGCTTGCTGTCCGCGATCGGCGGCTTGCTGCTGACCTTCGTCACTTACTCGGGCGAGGCTTCATCGGCCATCGGCGGCGTCTACACGCTCAATTCGATCGCCGCCGTCGTCATCGGCGGCACGGCGCTGGCCGGTGGCAGCGGCAGCGCCATCGGATCGATCTTCGGCGCCTTCGTGTTGCGCACCATCGGTGACCTGCTGTTCGTGTTCGACCTGGAGCCGCTGTGGCAGCCGCTGTTCCAGGGCGTGATCCTGCTGGTGGCCGTGAGCTTCGGCTCGATCGGGCTGCTGCGCGTGGGCAACCGGCTCGCGCTGTTCCGCTGA
- a CDS encoding sugar ABC transporter ATP-binding protein, with amino-acid sequence MQPVLQLVEVSKRYGGVRALERASFACDSGRIHALLGENGAGKSTLIKVMAGVVQPDEGRLVLQGQERRFAHPQDAVAAGIATIFQELSLLPDLSVADNICITNAPRRFGLIDRRAQRRMAEAALARAGAEDIHPLAPVATLPLSRRQLVEIAKALARDPRILVLDEATSALAAADVARVFALLRRLRSEGLAIVYISHRMHEIAELADDCSVFRNGTRVATFEAGTRSDAQVVEMMIGRDIAHAFPPKPAAPPADLKPALETRALSWAGRLHAIDLAVRPGEIVGLGGLDGQGQRELFLALFGVLRGVAGEVRVAGAPVRVRGPRRAKSRELGIALVPEDRKTDGLLLPMSVNDNLSLAALDRLSRAGVLVASAERDAVAGMVRRLGIKVADVDDAVGTLSGGNQQKVVIGKWLLAAPRILLLNDPTRGIDVGTKQEIYALVRELAAEGAAVLLYSTDYAELIGCCDRVAVFYGGRIVRWLEGTALTERALVASALNLEEAAA; translated from the coding sequence TTGCAACCGGTCCTGCAGCTGGTCGAAGTCTCCAAGCGCTATGGCGGGGTCCGCGCGCTGGAGCGCGCGAGCTTCGCCTGCGACAGCGGGCGCATCCACGCGCTGCTGGGCGAGAACGGCGCCGGCAAGTCGACGCTGATCAAGGTGATGGCCGGCGTGGTGCAGCCGGACGAAGGGCGCCTCGTGCTGCAGGGGCAGGAGCGGCGCTTCGCGCATCCGCAGGATGCGGTGGCGGCGGGCATCGCCACGATCTTCCAGGAGCTTTCGCTGCTGCCGGACCTGAGCGTGGCGGACAACATCTGCATCACCAATGCGCCGCGCCGTTTCGGGCTGATCGATAGACGCGCCCAACGACGCATGGCCGAGGCGGCGCTGGCGCGCGCCGGCGCGGAGGACATCCACCCGCTGGCGCCGGTGGCTACCTTGCCGCTGTCGCGGCGGCAGCTGGTGGAGATCGCCAAGGCGCTGGCGCGCGACCCGCGCATCCTGGTGCTCGATGAAGCGACGTCCGCGCTGGCGGCCGCCGACGTTGCACGGGTGTTCGCGCTGCTGCGGCGCCTGCGTTCCGAGGGCCTGGCCATCGTCTACATCTCGCACCGCATGCACGAGATCGCGGAACTGGCCGACGACTGCTCGGTGTTCCGCAACGGCACGCGCGTCGCGACCTTCGAAGCGGGCACGCGCAGCGATGCGCAGGTGGTGGAGATGATGATCGGCCGCGACATCGCCCATGCCTTCCCGCCCAAGCCCGCGGCACCGCCGGCGGATCTGAAGCCGGCGCTCGAAACGCGAGCGCTGTCGTGGGCCGGACGGCTGCACGCCATCGACCTGGCCGTGCGGCCCGGCGAGATCGTCGGCCTGGGCGGCCTCGACGGGCAGGGCCAGCGTGAATTGTTCCTCGCCCTGTTCGGCGTGTTGCGCGGCGTGGCTGGCGAAGTGCGGGTGGCTGGCGCGCCCGTGCGCGTGCGCGGTCCCCGGCGCGCGAAATCGCGCGAACTGGGCATCGCGCTGGTGCCGGAAGACCGCAAGACCGACGGCCTGCTGCTGCCGATGTCGGTGAACGACAACCTCAGCCTGGCGGCGCTGGACCGCCTGAGCCGCGCCGGCGTGCTGGTCGCCAGCGCGGAGCGGGACGCGGTGGCCGGCATGGTGCGGCGGCTGGGCATCAAGGTGGCGGACGTGGATGACGCCGTCGGCACGCTGTCCGGCGGCAACCAGCAGAAGGTGGTGATCGGCAAGTGGCTGCTGGCCGCGCCGCGCATCCTGCTGCTGAACGATCCCACGCGCGGCATCGACGTCGGCACCAAGCAGGAGATCTATGCGCTGGTGCGCGAGCTGGCGGCGGAAGGTGCGGCAGTGCTGCTGTATTCGACCGACTACGCCGAGCTGATCGGCTGCTGCGACCGCGTCGCGGTGTTCTACGGCGGGCGCATCGTCCGCTGGCTGGAAGGCACAGCACTGACCGAACGTGCGCTCGTGGCCAGCGCGCTCAATCTGGAGGAGGCGGCCGCATGA